ttgttttcaaattctcagtttccacctcattttgtgggcaatgagcacatagcctgtctgctCTAGAGAACCAGGTCTGTCTATAGTGgcatttctcaatagcaaggctatgctcactgagtctgtactgtctccccccccctcccctctccccctctagaaCTCGTCCGGCAGCGTATTGGAGCGTTGGACAGTGGTCTGTCATAAGGAAGAGATTGTGACTCTACAGCAGTTCCTGAGGTTTGGAGAAACACGGACAATCGTAGAGCTCATGACCTTTCAGGACTCACTGGGAAATGACCTCTCTGGTCCCTCCTCCTCCCGGACGGTCTCCAACATCCAAGCATTCATTGAGAGCAACAGGCAGAGCGTGCATTTTGAGATGGGCAGTCCTGTGAGTGTTCACCATTTTGAGAAGGGCCACCATTTTGAGAAGGACATTCCGGCGACTGGGCACCATTTTGAGAAGGGCAGCCCTGCTACCATCCACCATTTTGAGAAGGGCAGCCCTGCTAGCATCCACCATTTTGAGAAGGGCCACCATTTTGAGAAGGGCAGCCCTGCTAGCATCCACCATTTTGAGAAGGGCATTCCGGCGACTGGGCACCATTTTGAGATGGGCAGCCCTGCTAGCATCCACCATTTTGAGAAGGGCCACCATTTTGAGAAGGGCATTCCGGCGACTGGGCACCATTTTGAGAAGGGCAGTCTGGCCAATCTCCATCATTTTGATAACTTTCCTGCCAGTCTCTCTATGCTCCTCCCATTCCAGTTCCATAGCCCCTCCCCCTTGCAGGGTTTGGCCCCTCCCACCAGGCTGGGTGGACTACGGAGGCCCGGGAGGGTCAAACGGAGCGATGGACCACAGCACCAGTCAGAAAGCAGCGTGTCTGAGTCTGTGTCTCCATATGGTAACCTGATGAGTCCGGTACCAGCTGCCGTTAACGGTCTAGGAGGAGAAATAGGAAACGGAACTGGGACCAAGACGATGGAACCTAAACCTCAACACAACGAGTCACCGACGAGGTCGTCGTCAGGGCTGCCACACCGTGACCACGACCAGCAGCAGCCGGCCGGTAACCATGACGGTCAACGCCTCCACCGTCGTCGACTCAGTTATCTAGTAACCAACCCTGAGCTACAGAAGGAGAACTTCGGGCTgtccaacaacaacagcaacaacacctcctccctctcttcctcctcctccctctcttcctcctctccatcctcctcatcctcctctctttctaagCTGGCCCAGAGCCTGTTCCGTATAGTGTCCcgcccctcctcatcctcctccctccgtAACGACAGGCTCTTCCCTGATGTGTCCTctcccccctgctcctcctcccgcCCTAAGGGCTGGCTCTTCCCTGACGTGTCCTctcccccctgctcctcctccctccctaagGGCTGGCTCTTCCCAGAGGTCTCGCCCTCACTCCGTAACGACAGGCTCTTCCCTGACGTGTCCTctcccccctgctcctcctccctccctaagGGCTGGTTCTTCCCAGAGGTCCCGCCCTCCCTCCGTAAGGGCAGGGTTTGCTGTGGTGCCTGCGACAAGAGCTTCTATGACAAAGGAACCTTGAAGATCCACTACAACGCGGTACACCTGAAGATAAAGCACAGGTGCACTGTGGACGGGTGTGGTATGGTGTTTAGCTCACTGAGGAGCCGCAACAGACACAGCGCTAACCCCAATCCCAGATTACACATGGATACACTTAGACATGCAGCAACACcacacagggacagggagaccgcaaacacacacacacgacacacacacacctggagtcaACACGCAcacacctatgaccatctccataAACAACAGAGGTGCCACAACACAGCCACAGCCGTACCCCTAAACCACCCCCAGCATCCACAACAGCAACGACAACACACCCCTCTGACTCACCTTTCAAAACCCACCCCAGCCCCCCACCCAGAGCCAGACAAACCCTCCAGCCCAGACCCCTACAGGGGGCCCATCTTCCCCAGGACAGGGCATCCCTCAGTGGGCATcactgctcctctgtcctccttccaGACCCAGCTATTGGATTCTTCTCTGGGAGAAGTCCAACCACTGTCTCAGTTCTACCGTGCTACACAACAgacctcccctcttccctcctcctcgtcTCTGTTGGACCAATTGGCTTCTTCCTCCGGGTCAGTGGGAGGGGCCAAGGCTCTCGGATCATCCAATCAAGGAGGTTGGTGTACTTCCGCTGATCCTGCTCCCAAGAAGAAACCCCGGAAGTCTAGCATGCCTCTTAAGATGGAGAAAAAAGTAACTGTCTCAACGGAGGAGTGCAGACgacagggggaggaagaggagagagaggaagaggagggagaaggtaaTAGGACAGAGGCTGTTAAAACAGGTCGCTAGGCAATGAGGGACTCCAACTTCACAAAATGTTCTGGAACAGAGACGCAATAAGGGAGGAAGATGGAgtggaggatgagagacagaacatgagagaatgaggaggaggatggatggatgagagacAGAACATGAGAGAATGAGGAGGATGGATGAGAGACAGAacatgagagaggacaggaggaggaggatggatggatgagagacAGAACAtgagagaatgaggaggaggaggatggatgagAGACAGAACAtgagagaatgaggaggaggaggatggatgagAGACAGAACAtgagagaatgaggaggaggaggatggatgagAGACAGAACATGAGAGAATGAGGAGGATGGATGAGAGACAGAacatgagagaggacaggaggaggaggatggatggatgagagacaacatgagagaggacaggaggaagaggaggaggaggatggatggatgagagacAGAacatgagagaggacaggaggaagaggaggaggaggatggatgagAGACAAAacatgagagaggacaggaggaagaggaggaggaggaggaggatggatgagAGACAGAacatgagagaggacaggaggaagaggaggaggaggaggatggatgagAGACAGAacatgagagaggacaggaggaagaggaggaggaggatggatgagAGACAAAacatgagagaggacaggaggaagaggaggaggaggaggatggatgagagacagaacaggaggaggaggaggatggatgagAGACAGAacatgagagaggacaggaggaagaggaggaggaggatggatgagAGACAGAacatgagagaggacaggaggaggaggatggatgagAGACAGAacatgagagaggacaggaggaagaggaggaggaggaggatggatgagAGACAGAacatgagagaggacaggaggaggaggaggaggatggatgagAGACAGAacatgagagaggacaggaggaagaggaggaggaggaggatggatgagAGACAAAacatgagagaggacaggaggaagaggaggaggaggaggaggaggatggatgagAGACAGAACATGAGAGAGGACAgaacatgagagaggaggaggaggatggatgagAGACAGaacatgagaggaggaggaggggactgaTCCCTCCTTCTTCACTTGTTTAATGATCACATGTTCACTTGAAGACAGTCAGGTCTATACAGTgtcccaaatggagccctattccctatatagtgcactactttagaccctattccctatatagtgcactactttagaccctattccctatatagtgcactactttagaccctattccctatatagagcactacttcagaccctattccctatatagagcactactatagaccctattccctatatagggcactactatagaccagagccctattccctatatagtgcgctactttagaccctattccctatatagggcactactatagaccagagccctattccctatatagtagactactatagaccctattccctatatagtggtactactatagacaagagccctattccctatatagtacactactttagaccagagccctattccatatatagtacactactatagaccagagccctattccctatataatgcactactatagaccagagccctattccctatatagtgcactactttagaccctattccctatatagtgcactacttcagaccctattccctatatagtgcactactttagaccctattccctatatagtgcactactttagaccctattccctatatagtgcactactatagaccagagccctattccctatatagtgcactactttagaccctattccctatatagtgcactactatagaccagagccctattccctatatagagcactactatagaccagagccctattccctatatagtagactactatagaccctattccatatatagtggcactactatagaccagagccctattccctatatagtacactagtatagaccctattccctttatagtacactactatagaccagagccctattccctatatagtgcactactatagaccagagccctattccctatatagtacactactatagaccagggccctattccctatatagtgcactactatagaccagagccctattccctatatagtacactagtatagaccagagccctattccctatatagtgcactactatagaccagagccctattccctatatagtacactactatagaccagggccctattccctatatagtgcactactatagaccagagccctattcactatatagtacactactatagaccagagccctgttccctatatagtgttcgATAATAATCAATAGTGTTGCATGGtgaagggggacctgatcctagatcagatcttctactctgagactctttgtgaataAGGGCCAAGATcttctactctgagactctttgtgaatGAGGGCCAAGATcttctactctgagactctttgtgaatGAGGGCCAAGATCTTCtactgagacactttgtgaataaGGGCCAAGATCTTCTACGctgagactctttgtgaataAGGGCCAAGATcttctactctgagactctttgtgaataAGAGCCAAGAtcttctactctgagacactttgtgaacaAGGGCCAAGATCTTCtactgagacactttgtgaataaGGTCCAAGATCTTCTACTCTGAGACACATTGTGAATAAGGGCCAAGAtcttctactctgagacactttgtgaataaGGGCCAAGATCTTCAACTCTGAGACACATTGTGAATAAGGGCCAAGAtcttctactctgagacactttgtgaacaAGGGCCAAGATCTTCTACTGAGACTCTTTGTGAATGAGGGCCAAGATCTTCTACTGAGACTCTTTGTGAATGTGGGCCAAGATCTTCTActgagactctttgtgaatatgggccaaGATGTTCAGTGAGTGTACTGGCAGTTCATAAGCACTGAATGCAATCAAATATCAAACGGGAAGAAAAAATTATCATCAATGCAAATTTAAAAACCAGGCATATTTGTTTATTTAAGTGTCAAGCCTGATCTAACAGGGGAATCTGACTGAAATGGGATCAAGGTAACAGGGGAATCTGACTGAAATGGGATCAAGGTTATTATCGTTCATAATGCTAGCCAGTGAGCTGAAGGTTGGAGGAAGTACACACTTCATAATGCTAGCTAGTGAGCTGAAGGTTGGAGGAAGTATACACTTCATAATGCTAGCTAGTGAGCTGAAGGTTGGAGGAAGTACACACTTCATAATGCTAGCTAGTGAGCTGAAGGTTGGAGGAAGTACACACTTCATAATGCTAGCTAGTGAGCTGAAGGTTGGAGGAAGTACACACTTCATAATGCTAGCTAGTGAGCTGAAGGTTGGGGGAAGTACACACTTCATAATGCTAGCTAGTGAGCTGAAGGTTGGAGGAAGTATACACTTCATAATGCTAGCTAGTGAGCTGAAGGTTGGAGGAAGTACACACTTCATAATGCTAGCTAGTGAGCTGAAGGTTGGAGGAAGTACACACTTCATAATGCTAGCTAGTGAGCTGAAGGTTGGAGGAAGTATACACTTCATAATGCTAGCTAGTGAGCTGAAGGTTGGAGGAAGTATACACTACATAATGCTAGCTAGTGAGCTGAAGGTTGGAGGAAGTACACACTTCATAATGCTAGCTAGTGAGCTGAAGGTTGGAGGAAGTACACACTTCATAATGCTAGCTAGTGAGCTGAAGGTTGGAGGAAGTACACACTTCATAATGCTAGCTAGTGAGCTGAAAGTTGGAGGAAGTACACACTTCATAATGCTAGCTAGTGAGCTGAAGGTTGGAGGAAGTACACACTACATAATGCTAGCTAGTGAGCTGAAGGTTGGAGGAAGTACACACTTCATAATGCTAGCTAGTGAGCTGAAGGTTGGAGGAAGTACACACTTCATAATGCTAGCTAGTGAGCTGAAGGTTGGAGGAAGTACACACTTCATAATGCTAGCTAGTGAGCTGAAGGTTGGAGGAAGTATACACTTCATAATGCTAGCTAGTGAGCTGAAGGTTGGAGGAAGTATACACTACATAATGCTAGCTAGTGAGCTGAAGGTTGGAGGAAGTACACACTTCATAATGCTAGCTAGTGAGCTGAAGGTTGGAGGAAGTACACACTTCATAATGCTAGCTAGTGAGCTGAAGGTTGGAGGAAGTACACACTTCATAATGCTAGCTAGTGAGCTGAAAGTTGGAGGAAGTACACACTTCATAATGCTAGCTAGTGAGCTGAAGGTTGGAGGAAGTACACACTACATAATGCTAGCTAGTGAGCTGAAGGTTGGAGGAAGTACACACTTCATAATGCTAGCTAGTGAGCTGAAGGTTGGAGGAAGTACACACTACATAATGCTAGCTAGTGAGCTGAAGGTTGGAGGAAGTATACACTTCATAATGCTAGCTAGTGAGCTGAAGATTGGAGGAAGTACACACTTCATAATGCTAGCTAGTGAGCTGAAGGTTGGAGGAAGTACACACTTCATAATGCTAGCTAGTGAGCTGAAGGTTGGAGGAAGTATACACTACATAATGCTAGCTAGTGAGCTGAAGGTTGGAGGAAGTACACACTACATAATGCTAGCAAGTGAGCTGAAGGTTGGAGGAAGTATACACTACATAATGCTAGCTAGTGAGCTGAAGGTTGGAGGAAGTATACACTTCATAATGCTAGCTAGTGAGCTGAAGATTGGAGGAAGTACACACTTCATAATGCTAGCTAGTGAGCTGAAGGTTGGAGGAAGTACACACTTCATAATGCTAGCTAGTGAGCTGAAGGTTGGAGGAAGTACACACTTCATAATGCTAGCTAGTGAGCTGAAGGTTGGAGGAAGTATACACTACATAATGCTAGTTCAAATCTGTACAAAAAAATACCTTCCCGAAGTGAAATTCTAGTGTTTATTTCCCGACTTTGGAACTTGTATCTCTGAGTTTCTGACAGAATCCAAACTCACCACTAAATGACATAATTCGCAGTAGGAGACAAAcactggtgtaaagtacttcagtaaaaatactttaaagtactactgaagtagttttttggggtatctgtactttactatttacatttgtgacaacttttactttcacTTCCCTtcgttcctaaagaaaatgatgtactttttactccaaacattttccttgacacccaaaagtactcattacattttgaatggttagctggacaggaaaattgtcaaattcacacacttatcaagagaacatccctggtcatccctactgcctctgatctggaggactcactaaacagagaacatccctggtcgtccctactgcctctgatctggaggactcactaaacagagaacatccctggtcctactgcctctgatctggaggactcactaaacagagaacatccctggtcgtccctactgcctctgatctggaggactcactaaacagagaacatccctggtcattcctactgcctctgatctggaggactcactaaacagtgttggagtgttggagtgctcccctggctatctgtaaatgatgtctgagtgttggagtgtgcccctggctatctgtaaattatgtctgagtgttggagtgttcccctggctatctgtaaatgatgtctgagtgttggagtgtgcccctggctatctgtaaatgatgtctgagtgttggagtgtgcccctggctatctgtaaatgatgtctgagtgttggagtgtgcccctggctatctgtaaatgatgtctgagtgttcccctggctatctgtaaatgatgtctgagtgttggagtgtgcccctggctatccgtaataaaaataaataaaatggtgccttctggtttgcttcatataaggaatatgaaataatttatacttctacttttgatacttaggtatattttatcaattacatttaacgttgatgcttaagtatattttaaaccaaatagttTAAATGCTTTAttctcaagtagtatttcactgggtgactttcacttttacttgagtcattttctattaaggtaccttTACTTGTACTACAGACAATGGGGTACTTTTTACAGCCACTGGAGCCAAACAGACATGGGCCCAGCTCATTAGATCTCTAATCAACAACGTAGCTGTGCAGTTTCATCAACTAGTCAACAATGTAGCTGTGCAGTTTCATCAACTAGTCAACAACGTAGCTGTGCAGTTTCATCAACTAGTCAACAACGTAGCTGTGCAGTTTCATCAACTAGTCAACAACGTAGCTGTGCAGTTTCATCAACTAGTCAACAATGTAGCTGTGCAGTTTCATCAACTAGTCAACAATGTAGCTGTGCAGTTTCATCAACTAGTCAACAACGTAGCTGTGCAGTTTCATCAACTAGTCAACAATGTAGCTGTGCAGTTTCATCAACTAGTCAACAATGTAGCTGTGCAGTTTCATCAACTGTATTTCTACAGTTCATTTCCAGGAGGAGAAAGGAAAACCAGCTAATCTACTACAGACTCTCTGAGTTGGCTGTAATATAATAATAGCTATAGACGAGGCTACAGCTGAAATATCAACTTCTCTTCATTCATTCTAATACATACTATTTTACTGATGTTGCTTACCTCTCCAcgctactcctctcctcctttctgtcaaCTATAGCAGACCACTATTCTGTCATTGAATACCAgcaacagtagtgtgtgtgtgtttgagtgtttttAGGACTAATGAATGACCACTAGGTGGCAGTATTTGCTCATAGAACCACTAATGTTCAGtacattaacttcttggatatagggggcgctcttttaatttatggataaaaaaacgtgcccgtatTAAgggcaatattttgtcacgaaaagatgctcgactatgcatataattggcagctttggaaagaaaacactctaaggtttccaaaactgcaaagatattatctgtgggtgccacagaactcatgttacaggcgaaaccaagatgaaacttcaaccaggaaatgggcagaatttttgaagctctgttttccattgtctccttatatggctgtgaatgcaagctgcacgcagtcatccagtgattgagaggaggcTTTCAGCGAACGatatatgtgaaaaacaccttgaggattgattctaaacaacgttttttttggtagccaaacgtgacgcaccaaacagagcaatttctcctaaacaaatcatctttcaggaaaaacggagcatttgctatctaactgagagtctcctcattgaaaacatctgaagttcttcaaaggtaatgattttatttgaatgattttcagttttttgtgaaaatgttgcctgctaatgctaacgctaaatgctacgctagctgggctagctgttacacaaatgcttgagaagcatattttgaaaatctgagatgacagtgttgttaacaaaaggctaagcttgagagctagcatattcatttcatttcatttgcgattttcatgaacagttaacgttgcgttatggtaatgagcttgaggctgtattcacgatcccggatccgggatggttcgacgcaagaagttaaaccATTAACCCTGACCCCATTCTAAATCTACCTATAGCAGACCACTACTGTCATTGAATACCAGCAGAAGCAAAAGTGTCTGTTTTTAAATGACCACAAGGTGGCAGTATTTGCTCAGCGATTGAGAACCACTGTGTTCCAGTTTGGTTGAGTGGAAGACAGTACAGTCACCATTAACCCCTGACCCCAGCCCTAGACCTCATGAGGATATCTGAGACGATTTGACAGGTGTAAAACATTTGAGAACATAATTAATCGATCTGACGatggaggtgatgatgatgatggggatcAATTGTTTTGAAAATGTAGAAAATGTTGACGACAATCAAACGTGTCACAAACTGAGAAGCAACTGTTTAAAGTTTATTTTACCAAAGATGTTATTTACTTCACACTACAGAGTTTAATAGTTGGATCCAGCTGGTGTTTTGTATAAATGACCACTGAACAAAAGGGTAACATTGCAGATGGTGCCTTTATTTAAAACAATCTCATCTTTAGAGAGATTCTCCAACGTCGTCTCTTCCAAAATGTGGACATCAGCGCTTTCTGGAACACAGGAAGGGACGTTTGTACCAGCATGGGGCATCGTTCTGGCAGCGAGAAGCTGGGaatgagagaaacaaagagagttAGGTATTATCTTTGTTTTATAAATATGTAGCTAAAAAAGGAACAAATTCCCTTTAAGATGTATTTAACTTCTATCCAAATGTTTGATGTATAATGAGCAGGAAACTAGTCTGGTGACAGGATTGTACCTCCATAGTTCATCTCCGTGCAATGCTTCTGGTCGTTCGTGTTGTCTTTCACAACAAAGTGGTCAGAGTTAGAGGGTTGACCCGGGGCCCAGTTCTGGTAGTTAAACCTGGACCCGTCGCTCCACAGCCAGAGACCCTCCTACAGAGCACATAGGACGATGCATCACTAGCAGACAgtaaacactatatatacacactctagTTACTGTCTTTAAAGAGGCAAACCACTGTttgggtaaaaagctgagggatgggccaggagaaatgtaaccactcagaTTCCTAGACAGAGTTATGGATACCAGGACTTACCATCTATGTGATAAGCATGAGACTGACCATCTATGAGATAAGCATGACTTAACAATGGCTTGAAGCTAGACAGTGTTTGTAATATTAGGTAACAAGCTTTGAAAATAACTGGTATGTGGCTTCattagggtagggggcactattttcacctccggattaaaagcgtgcccaaagtaaactgcctgctactcaggcccagaagctatgatatgcatataattggtatatttggataatgtctgtgagtataacagaactgatttggcaggcgaaaacatgagAAAAAATCCATCAGGaagtgatatttaaaaaaaaaaaaatgtagttttctattgaatgccattacagtatccattgacttaggactcaaattgcttccactagatgtcaacagtctttggaaactgtttcaggcttctattctgaaaaattagggagtAAGAGCACGTTGAATGAGTGGACACTGCAGTGTCCCAGAGGTTTTTTCATGTGTGCGACCGAGAGTCATGTTTTCCTTTTATATTGATgaagctattgtccggttgaaaatattattgattatgaataaaaaacaacctgaggattgattataaacatcgtttgacatgtttctactaaaCTTTACTGATACTTTTTCTGATTTTTCGTGCCTGTTGTGACTGTGGATTTTTTTTGTTTATGGATATAAAGAGTTACTTTATTGAACACTTAACATTAAATGAAATGTGAAGAGGAAGATTCTCAGATaatcgccgtaaagcctttttgaaatctgacacaccggattaacaagaagttcatctttaagccgatgtataacagGTATGTTTGATGAATTTCTATATTAATTAtttagtatttctgttttttgaatttggcaatttcactggatgttggctgCTGAGGTCCACCTGAGGTTGGACATGAGGTTAACTTCAATAGGGCtttcagaatttgtgggttaAGGTTCTGTAGTCAATGCATCCTATATGTTTCCAGGAGTGTTGAACAGACGGTGTTTCTGACCTTGATGGCGTCGTTGGCTCCTATCCAGGTGCGCTGGACTTTCCTGGTACTCTTCCTGATGACAGACTGAAGGAAACGATACTGGGGAAGGCTGTGCACTGATGCCAGGTTACCTCCCAAGTGCAAACATTtcctctggagagagacagaggggagaaagaaagagagacagagagagagagagagagagagacagagacagagacagagacagagagagagagagagacagagagagagagagagagagagacagagagagagagagagagagagagagagagagagagagagagagacagagacagagagagagagagagagagagagagagagagagacagagagagagagagagagagagagagagagagacagagagagagagagagagagagagagagagagagagagagagagagagagagacagagagagacagagagagacagagagagagaggacagaagaagtgagagagagattttatatttattacatttctactattgactgttaccattttatttgttattatttttgtatttaattttgtattattattttctatCATTTATAATTTTGTTACAATGTATATTGTATTGTTGCTTTGGCAACACAATGTTTTTCATGCCTATAAAGCAGCTTGAATTTGAGAGACAgaaacagtttttacccccataacactcctgaacaggtacccaaatggttacccagactctTTGCATTGTGTCACGcctccaacccctcttttacactgctgctactctctgtatatcatacatgcatagtcactttaactacatgtacatactacctcaatcagcctgactaacaggtgtctgtttCTAGCCTTGCttctcttattttcaaatgtctttttactgttgttttatttctttactttctttacccacacacacacacacacactttttttcacactattggttagagcaaaaaaagacagacagagaaatagagagagagagacacacagagagaggggagagacagagagagacagagggaggagagagagagacacagagagacacagagagacacagagagacacagagagacacagagagacacagagggacacagagagacacagagagacacagagagacacaaagagacacagagggacacagagagacacagagagaggggagagagagacacagagagacacagagggacacagagagacacagagggacacagagagaggggagagagaaacagaggtagAATATAAAGATAAGAAATAGCACGTCATGATATAGTTTCTCAACCCTGTTGAACACAGATTAAACCTACAGAGTCAACTGAAACCCTGTATGACCACCAGACAGGGATGGAAATAGCATCCCCTCTAGCCAACTATAGTGCTTTTCAGACCAGGCTTCTAGAAAATGTCTCCAACTAGCATAAG
The genomic region above belongs to Oncorhynchus kisutch isolate 150728-3 linkage group LG16, Okis_V2, whole genome shotgun sequence and contains:
- the LOC109882688 gene encoding galactose-specific lectin nattectin-like, whose product is MAMLTTLLLLSTVFALGDARGSREWHHRVCPYGWPKYATHCYHYFPFMTTWPEAERKCLHLGGNLASVHSLPQYRFLQSVIRKSTRKVQRTWIGANDAIKEGLWLWSDGSRFNYQNWAPGQPSNSDHFVVKDNTNDQKHCTEMNYGASRCQNDAPCWYKRPFLCSRKR
- the LOC116354052 gene encoding zinc finger protein basonuclin-2 — its product is MSPCSRGLRYEGLPAPEGSGMRVSLLQRAQVIRCTQVNCTCQCFRPAKTNLRICDHCRHGWVAHALDKLFQPAQPLLSATQVEVAHPGVVFDLASLVLYGATALPIRLKILLDRLLSVLTRDQVLYILNSLGWTLQDYCRGYILQNSSGSVLERWTVVCHKEEIVTLQQFLRFGETRTIVELMTFQDSLGNDLSGPSSSRTVSNIQAFIESNRQSGIPATGHHFEKGSLANLHHFDNFPASLSMLLPFQFHSPSPLQGLAPPTRLGGLRRPGRVKRSDGPQHQSESSVSESVSPYGNLMSPVPAAVNGLGGEIGNGTGTKTMEPKPQHNESPTRSSSGLPHRDHDQQQPAGNHDGQRLHRRRLSYLLAQSLFRIVSRPSSSSSLRNDRLFPDVSSPPCSSSRPKGWLFPDVSSPPCSSSLPKGWLFPEVSPSLRNDRLFPDVSSPPCSSSLPKGWFFPEVPPSLRKGRVCCGACDKSFYDKGTLKIHYNAVHLKIKHRCTVDGCGMVFSSLRSRNRHSANPNPRLHMDTLRHAATPHRDRETHPQQQRQHTPLTHLSKPTPAPHPEPDKPSSPDPYRGPIFPRTGHPSVGITAPLSSFQTQLLDSSLGEVQPLSQFYRATQQTSPLPSSSSLLDQLASSSGSVGGAKALGSSNQGGWCTSADPAPKKKPRKSSMPLKMEKKVTVSTEECRRQGEEEEREEEEGEGNRTEAVKTGR